One Eurosta solidaginis isolate ZX-2024a chromosome 5, ASM4086904v1, whole genome shotgun sequence DNA segment encodes these proteins:
- the Hsp67Bc gene encoding heat shock protein 67B3, whose translation MPIPNIPIVPPFVLSLDAAPFYNHDMYPNHVYRRAHERQHIPLDLGTLGLIARLGSHAHHLVAEKHKAEGDVACRFGKNGFEVHLDVGLFNPEDLSVKIVDDSLVIEGKHEEREDEHGHISRHFVRRYLLPKDFDPDTIISTLSSDGALTVRIPSPPPPPETEKKERIITIQHVGPSELFSKSKSVEETDTAKPAAK comes from the coding sequence atgccTATACCAAATATACCAATAGTACCGCCATTTGTATTGAGCTTAGATGCAGCTCCTTTTTACAATCACGATATGTATCCAAATCACGTTTATCGCCGAGCACACGAACGTCAACATATACCATTGGATCTAGGTACATTGGGACTAATTGCGCGGTTAGGGTCGCATGCTCATCATTTGGTGGCTGAAAAACACAAGGCAGAAGGAGATGTAGCATGTCGCTTTGGAAAAAATGGATTTGAAGTACATCTCGATGTTGGTCTATTTAATCCAGAGGATCTAAGTGTGAAAATCGTGGATGATTCATTGGTGATTGAGGGCAAACACGAAGAGCGTGAGGATGAACACGGCCATATTTCACGTCATTTTGTGCGTCGTTATTTGCTACCAAAAGATTTTGACCCGgatactattatatcaacatTATCTTCAGATGGTGCATTAACTGTTCGTATACCTTCACCACCCCCACCGCCTGAAACAGAAAAGAAAGAACGCATAATTACAATACAACATGTAGGACCTTCTGAATTATTTTCGAAGAGCAAGAGCGTGGAAGAAACCGATACTGCTAAGCCCGCAGCAAAATAA